In the Eremothecium cymbalariae DBVPG#7215 chromosome 7, complete sequence genome, one interval contains:
- the RLM1 gene encoding Rlm1p (similar to Ashbya gossypii AGR198C) — MGRRKIAIEPITQDRNRTVTFIKRKAGLFKKAHELAVLCQVDVSVIILGNNNTFYEFSSVDTDDLLKHYKRADLPHDVKTPADYGDYLKKPKVVLNEKRRRKPIKFAGELPYDGSTARIEKVDEEDLDDEDDDDNDDDEDDTIEPESNEQNDTVPSIKIQQQIKDQTQEVIPLEAQTGVEQGQGEEQEEGVDEPFAKRFKVGEPPKFNPLQQHVQRQFHNLYNAASSFMDHQQAQQQQQQQQQQPQQQQQQPQPQQQPQPQPQPQAQSQSQTQSARQSAQPTNVHPPFQKPFNPYHSSSHQGGTHNAPTPNTQHSSRPESALRSTGSSAVSSLSPSSSAAVSQAPNKQGARPVLRVQIPTSNSTGSIKSQPSSCSSNEVIAGSKQSQFTKNGQLELPNPSNSRNNTPVSVNAPGIPEVPSITDRQRNIDIMPSASTGMLYTTLPSAITASPSIQQYFATPLQPAPSGANTMVSSSQNPQYQPSQRQLQTLQQRKPLQGDPSVGPMSGTLPSKYVNDLMVASPNGSMAMFQEWPFNRSSSASGPANPNGGPIPLPTNLNTSGTGFTPYINGATQTPLGARYFNFLNETHNEEKGNDDKS, encoded by the exons ATGGGTAGACGTAAAATTGCAATTGAGCCTATCACTCAAGATAGGAATAGGACAGT TACTTTTATTAAACGTAAGGCAGGGCTATTTAAGAAAGCACACGAACTGGCAGTTTTATGCCAAGTTGATGTATCTGTTATCATCTTGGGGAATAATAACACTTTCTATgaattttcttctgttGATACCGATGACCTTCTTAAACATTATAAGCGGGCCGATTTGCCTCATGATGTGAAAACGCCTGCTGATTATGgtgattatttgaagaaaccGAAGGTTGTTTTGAATGAGAAGCGCAGAAGAAAACCGATTAAGTTTGCAGGCGAATTGCCATATGATGGGTCTACTGCCCGGATTGAAAaggttgatgaagaagatttggacgatgaggatgatgatgataatgacgatgatgaggatgataCCATAGAGCCTGAAAGCAATGAGCAGAATGACACAGTACCGTCTATAAAGATCCAGCAGCAGATCAAAGACCAGACACAGGAAGTCATTCCGCTAGAGGCTCAGACGGGGGTAGAGCAGGGTCAGGGGGAAGAACAAGAGGAAGGAGTAGATGAACCGTTTGCGAAAAGATTCAAGGTGGGTGAACCTCCAAAGTTCAATCCGCTGCAGCAACACGTTCAGAGACAGTTCCACAATTTGTATAATGCAGCCTCTTCCTTCATGGATCATCAACAAgcacagcagcagcagcagcaacaacaacaacaaccgcagcagcagcagcagcaacctcaaccgcagcagcagccgcaACCGCAGCCGCAACCGCAGGCGCAGTCGCAGTCGCAAACACAGTCAGCTCGGCAGTCAGCTCAACCTACTAACGTTCATCCGCCATTTCAGAAACCATTCAATCCGTACCATTCGTCATCACACCAAGGGGGTACTCATAATGCTCCAACACCAAATACTCAACATAGTTCAAGACCTGAATCAGCTTTGAGAAGCACAGGCAGCTCTGCGGTATCCTCACTTTCACCATCCAGCTCGGCGGCTGTTTCACAAGCCCCAAACAAACAAGGCGCAAGACCTGTGTTACGAGTTCAAATCCCAACCAGCAATTCTACCGGATCTATCAAGAGCCAACCCTCATCATGTTCAAGTAACGAAGTAATTGCAGGCTCAAAGCAATCTCAgtttacaaaaaatggtCAACTTGAGCTCCCCAACCCGTCAAACTCTAGAAACAATACCCCGGTATCTGTCAATGCTCCAGGAATACCTGAAGTCCCAAGCATTACTGACCGACAGCGaaatatagatattatGCCGTCTGCTTCCACAGGAATGCTTTATACAACTCTTCCTTCCGCCATTACTGCTTCACCCTCAATTCAACAATACTTTGCAACGCCGTTACAACCAGCCCCAAGTGGTGCGAACACGATGGTATCCTCCTCACAGAATCCTCAGTATCAACCGTCTCAGCGACAGCTGCAGACTTTACAACAGCGAAAACCATTGCAGGGTGATCCGTCTGTAGGCCCCATGTCTGGCACGCTGCCCTCCAAATACGTAAATGATCTGATGGTTGCCTCACCGAACGGCTCTATGGCAATGTTTCAAGAATGGCCCTTCAACCGttcatcttctgcttcAGGACCAGCTAATCCCAATGGAGGCCCCATCCCTCTTCCGACTAATTTAAACACTAGCGGTACTGGGTTTACGCCCTATATTAATGGAGCAACTCAAACCCCATTGGGTGCAAGGTACTTTAATTTCCTCAACGAAACTCATAATGAGGAAAAGGGGAATGATGATAAAAGTTAA
- the GLR1 gene encoding glutathione-disulfide reductase GLR1 (similar to Ashbya gossypii AGR196W) has protein sequence MRLGNVASRTIINRNMSNNIKHYDYLVIGGGSGGVASSRRAASYGAKTLLIEGKALGGTCVNVGCVPKKVMWYASDLATRLTQAHCYSLFENLPLTKENLTFNWASFKIKRDAYVKRLNGVYERNLAKEGVDYVHGWASFNKEGQVEVTRPDNTKSVYTATKILIATGGKPVIPIDIPGYEYGISSDGFFECEKQPKKAVIVGSGYIGTELAGVLHGLGSETHMVVRNKGLLTKFDSSIQDTITDYYIAEGIKIHKFSNVEKVESDKGTSLLTVCLDSGKCITNVDALIWTIGRRTLLGLGLENVGVKLNEMEQIIVDEYQNTNVEGIYSLGDVVGNLELTPVAIATGRKLANRLFGPSSFRKQKQDFDNVPTAIFAHPEAGSIGLTEDQAIEKYGKESIKIYNSKFTSMYYAMLESKSPTRYKLICAGDEEKVVGLHIVGDGSAEILQGFGVAIKMGATKADFDSCVAIHPTSAEELVTMT, from the coding sequence ATGCGTTTAGGTAACGTAGCATCACGAACAATTATTAACCGCAACATGTCAAACAACATTAAGCATTACGACTATTTGGTGATAGGTGGTGGTTCTGGAGGTGTTGCTTCAAGTAGAAGAGCTGCCTCTTATGGAGCCAAGACCCTGTTGATAGAGGGAAAGGCATTGGGAGGTACTTGTGTGAATGTTGGTTGTGTTCCCAAGAAAGTTATGTGGTATGCTTCTGATCTAGCCACACGATTGACTCAAGCGCATTGCTACagtttatttgaaaatcttcCTCTTACTAAGGAAAACTTAACATTTAATTGGGcatcttttaaaattaaGAGGGATGCATATGTTAAAAGATTAAACGGGGTATATGAGAGAAATTTGGCGAAAGAGGGCGTAGATTATGTTCATGGATGGGCAAGCTTCAATAAGGAGGGTCAGGTTGAGGTCACTAGACCAGATAACACTAAATCTGTGTACACAGCTactaaaatattaattgCTACTGGTGGTAAGCCGGTTATTCCGATTGACATTCCTGGGTATGAATATGGGATCAGTTCTGATGGTTTCTTTGAATGTGAAAAGCAACCTAAGAAAGCTGTTATCGTTGGCAGTGGGTATATCGGTACAGAACTGGCAGGTGTCTTACATGGTTTGGGTTCTGAAACACATATGGTGGTCAGGAATAAGGGTCTATTAACTAAATTTGACTCCTCAATTCAAGATACCATAACAGATTATTATATTGCTGAAGGCATCAAGATCCACAAGTTTTCCAATGTTGAGAAAGTGGAATCTGATAAGGGTACAAGTCTTTTGACTGTTTGTTTAGATTCTGGAAAATGTATCACAAACGTGGATGCTCTCATATGGACAATTGGTCGTAGGACACTATTGGGTCTCGGTCTTGAAAATGTTGGGGTGAAGCTGAATGAGATGGAACAAATAATAGTCGACGAATATCAAAATACTAATGTGGAGGGTATTTATTCTTTAGGAGATGTTGTGGGGAATCTTGAACTCACTCCGGTAGCCATTGCAACAGGCAGAAAGTTGGCTAACAGATTGTTTGGTCCAAGCTCGTTCAGGAAGCAAAAAcaagattttgataatGTTCCAACTGCTATATTTGCTCACCCTGAGGCAGGATCCATTGGTTTGACGGAGGATCAAGCAATTGAAAAGTATGGGAAGGAATccatcaaaatatataactcCAAATTCACTAGTATGTATTATGCCATGCTAGAAAGCAAGTCACCCACCAGATATAAATTGATCTGCGCtggtgatgaagaaaaagTTGTGGGTCTACATATAGTTGGCGATGGTTCGGCTGAAATTCTACAAGGCTTTGGTGTTGCTATAAAAATGGGTGCCACTAAGGCAGATTTTGATTCATGCGTTGCAATCCACCCTACTTCCGCGGAGGAACTTGTTACCATGACGTGA
- the YDC1 gene encoding alkaline dihydroceramidase (similar to Ashbya gossypii AGR199W) has product MFGGLLAMKPYPEPLPVGFWGEPTSTIDWCEENYVLSYYVAEWSNTITNSVFIIQAVYLTYSSIRHKLEKRFILTSLGFGLVGIGSWLFHMTLRYEFQLLDELPMVYATCVPTWSVMCEQELVGEPRRIGTVLQRKRWLIGASIFAGALALTCIYMWIYTDPFIHELAYALVTVYVVIYSAHLGRKYITDSKEWNNLRTCMVLGVTTFVTAYILWQFDVHACNFWIRIRRDYLMLPFGTLLELHAWWHVLTGTGVYYYVVYLIYLRQLLHNRRDKYMLIWRWKIFPEVVHNDNSLCQNYSLGFLGPLQSRATKKSSDHQD; this is encoded by the coding sequence ATGTTTGGAGGTTTACTTGCAATGAAGCCATATCCGGAGCCACTTCCGGTTGGGTTTTGGGGTGAGCCGACGTCGACCATTGATTGGTGTGAGGAAAACTACGTTTTATCGTATTATGTTGCCGAGTGGTCGAATACGATCACTAATAGTGTGTTTATTATTCAAGCTGTGTACTTGACGTACTCTAGTATACGCCACAAACTAGAGAAGCGGTTTATCCTGACGAGTTTGGGGTTTGGACTGGTTGGGATTGGGTCTTGGTTGTTTCATATGACTTTGAGATATGAGTTCCAGCTTTTGGACGAGCTCCCTATGGTTTATGCGACATGTGTTCCTACTTGGAGTGTAATGTGCGAACAGGAATTGGTTGGAGAGCCGCGACGTATTGGTACCGTGTTACAAAGGAAGAGATGGTTAATTGGGGCATCCATATTTGCAGGTGCGTTGGCACTgacttgtatatatatgtggATATACACCGATCCTTTTATTCATGAGCTAGCTTATGCGTTGGTGACGGTATATGTTGTGATTTATTCTGCCCATCTGGGTAGGAAGTATATCACTGATTCAAAAGAATGGAATAACTTACGCACTTGTATGGTACTGGGCGTTACGACGTTTGTAACGGCATACATCCTCTGGCAGTTCGATGTACATGCGTGTAACTTCTGGATCAGGATAAGGAGGGACTACTTAATGCTGCCATTTGGAACCCTTCTGGAACTTCATGCCTGGTGGCATGTTCTTACTGGAACTGGAGTATACTACTACGTAGTATACCTCATATACTTGAGACAGCTCCTTCATAACAGGAGAGATAAATACATGTTAATATGGCGATGGAAGATATTTCCAGAAGTTGTTCATAATGACAACTCCCTCTGTCAAAACTATTCTTTGGGGTTCTTAGGACCACTTCAAAGCCGTGCGACCAAGAAGTCTTCAGATCATCAAGACTAG
- the RPS6A gene encoding 40S ribosomal protein eS6 (similar to Ashbya gossypii AGR197C), translating into MKLNISYPVNGTQKTIEVDDEHRVRVFYEKRIGQEVDGEAVGDEFKGYVFKIAGGNDKQGFPMKQGVLLPSRVKLLMSKGTSCYRPRRTGERKRKSVRGAIVGPDLAVLALIIVKKGDQEIEGITNESVPKRLGPKRANHIRKFFGLTKDDDVRDFVIRREVNKGEKSYTKAPKIQRLVTPQRLQRKRHQRALKIKNAQAQREAAAEYAQLLAKRLVERKAGKAEERKRRASSLKA; encoded by the exons ATGAAG TTGAACATTTCTTACCCAGTTAATGGTACACAGAAGACCATCGAGGTCGATGACGAGCACCGTGTTCGTGTCTTCTATGAAAAGAGAATTGGTCAGGAAGTTGACGGTGAAGCTGTCGGTGATGAATTCAAGGGCTACGTCTTCAAGATTGCCGGTGGTAACGATAAACAAGGTTTCCCAATGAAACAGGGTGTCTTGTTGCCAAGCAGAGTCAAGTTGTTGATGTCTAAGGGCACTTCTTGTTACAGACCAAGAAGAACTGGtgagagaaagagaaagtCTGTCAGAGGTGCTATTGTTGGTCCAGATTTGGCTGTTTTGGCCTTGATCATTGTCAAGAAGGGCGAccaagaaattgaaggTATCACCAACGAATCTGTGCCAAAGAGATTGGGTCCAAAGAGAGCTAACCACATTAGAAAGTTCTTTGGTTTGACCAAGGATGACGATGTCCGTGATTTCGTTATTAGAAGAGAAGTCAACAAAGGTGAGAAGTCTTACACCAAGGCTCCAAAGATTCAAAGATTGGTTACTCCTCAAAGGTTGCAAAGGAAGAGACACCAAAGAGCTTTGAAGATCAAGAATGCTCAAGCTCAAAGAGAGGCTGCTGCCGAGTACGCCCAGTTGTTGGCCAAGAGATTGGTCGAGAGAAAGGCTGGTAAGGctgaagaaagaaagagaagagCTTCCTCTTTGAAGGCTTAA